From the Thermococcus sp. 18S1 genome, one window contains:
- the mfnA gene encoding tyrosine decarboxylase MfnA: MFPKKGASEEEVLAELEEKTSEDLTFDSGRILGSMCTNPHPFAAEVVRRYIDRNLGDPGLHVGSQRVEEEAIAMLSSLLGLKRGYGNIVSGGTEANILAVRAFRNLADVENPELILPRSAHFSFLKASEMLKVRLVWADLREDYSVDVRDVEEKITSNTIGIVGIAGTTGLGVVDDIPALSDLALDYGLPLHVDAAFGGFVIPFAKALGYDIPDFDFRLRGVKSVTIDPHKMGMVPIPAGGIIFREKRFLEAISVPAPYLAGGKVWQATITGTRPGAQALAVWAMIKHLGFEGYAEIVKRAMELSRWFAGELKRIPGIHLIREPVLNIVSFGAKNLEEVEEELKKRGWGVSAHRGYIRIVMMPHVRREHLEEFLGDLREVVRG, encoded by the coding sequence ATGTTCCCGAAGAAAGGAGCAAGCGAAGAGGAAGTTCTGGCAGAGCTGGAGGAGAAGACGTCGGAGGACCTGACCTTTGATTCAGGCAGAATTCTCGGCTCGATGTGCACAAATCCCCACCCCTTCGCCGCCGAGGTGGTGCGGCGTTACATCGACAGGAACCTGGGCGACCCCGGACTGCATGTTGGAAGCCAGAGGGTGGAGGAAGAGGCAATAGCAATGCTGTCCAGCCTTCTCGGTCTCAAAAGGGGCTACGGGAACATAGTCTCAGGGGGAACCGAGGCCAACATCCTCGCCGTGAGGGCGTTCCGCAACCTGGCGGATGTGGAGAACCCCGAGCTCATACTTCCAAGAAGCGCCCACTTCTCCTTCCTAAAGGCAAGCGAGATGCTGAAGGTCCGGCTCGTCTGGGCAGACCTGCGGGAGGACTACTCCGTTGACGTGAGGGATGTCGAGGAAAAGATAACCTCCAACACGATAGGCATCGTTGGAATCGCCGGAACCACCGGCCTGGGAGTTGTGGACGATATTCCAGCCCTGAGCGATCTGGCCCTGGACTACGGGCTTCCCCTCCATGTGGATGCGGCCTTCGGGGGCTTCGTCATTCCCTTCGCCAAGGCCCTGGGATACGATATCCCGGACTTCGATTTCAGGCTGAGGGGCGTCAAGAGCGTAACCATAGACCCCCACAAGATGGGGATGGTTCCAATCCCTGCGGGAGGGATAATATTCCGCGAGAAGCGGTTTCTGGAGGCGATAAGCGTTCCCGCACCGTACCTCGCCGGCGGCAAGGTCTGGCAGGCTACGATAACTGGTACTAGACCCGGGGCACAGGCACTGGCAGTGTGGGCGATGATAAAGCACCTCGGATTCGAGGGCTACGCCGAAATCGTCAAGCGGGCCATGGAGCTGAGCAGGTGGTTCGCGGGCGAGCTCAAGAGGATCCCAGGAATCCACCTCATCCGCGAGCCGGTTCTCAACATCGTTTCCTTCGGGGCAAAGAACCTGGAAGAGGTTGAGGAAGAGCTCAAAAAGCGCGGCTGGGGTGTGAGCGCTCACAGGGGATACATCAGGATCGTCATGATGCCCCACGTTAGGAGGGAGCATCTGGAGGAGTTCCTGGGGGATTTGCGGGAAGTCGTGCGAGGTTAA
- a CDS encoding cation:proton antiporter, with translation MDFLAALAILLVTAKSIEWLFERVEVHPIIAHVLTGILLGPFVLGLIEPTEDLGVLAEFGLIMMMLYMGLTSNFSAIAQNTKKAVVVAALGVAFSFALGFLTVEVAGKGTTAAIFIGVTLGNTAIEVTSGVLVKERVRREVSSILMGAAFADDIMAVYLIGIITALAGGGLDAASFGILTVKIFAFIAATLLVSEYIFKRSRWFYSIVKNLNVFFTFTLILTFTLAIIAQWAGLNQIIGAYLAGLTISRLRERKDPLVVTRIKLNELINDLQVVLTEFFIPLFFIYVGLMFNPPLADISLILIAALYLAAVMGKLIGCGLGARLFGLNWRDSITIGIGMGGRGSLELAILTFGLSAGLIDQVLFASVIAVSMLTALTTPVFFKGYLKRAKA, from the coding sequence GTGGACTTCCTGGCGGCGCTCGCGATTCTTCTCGTCACGGCAAAGAGCATAGAGTGGCTCTTTGAGAGGGTGGAGGTACACCCAATAATAGCCCACGTCCTCACGGGAATACTCCTGGGACCATTCGTCCTCGGATTGATAGAACCGACGGAGGACCTGGGAGTCCTGGCCGAGTTCGGGCTTATAATGATGATGCTCTACATGGGGCTCACCAGCAACTTCTCCGCCATAGCCCAGAACACCAAGAAGGCGGTGGTCGTTGCGGCCCTTGGAGTGGCGTTCTCCTTCGCCCTGGGCTTCCTCACCGTCGAGGTGGCCGGGAAAGGAACCACGGCGGCAATATTCATTGGAGTAACCCTCGGAAACACCGCGATAGAGGTAACCAGCGGCGTACTCGTGAAGGAACGTGTGAGGAGGGAGGTCTCCTCGATACTCATGGGGGCGGCATTTGCCGACGACATAATGGCGGTTTACCTCATCGGCATAATCACCGCCCTGGCTGGAGGGGGGCTCGACGCGGCTTCCTTCGGAATACTGACTGTCAAGATATTCGCATTCATAGCCGCGACGCTTCTGGTATCTGAATACATCTTCAAGAGGTCCCGGTGGTTCTACTCCATCGTCAAGAACCTCAACGTGTTCTTCACCTTCACGCTCATCCTGACCTTCACCCTGGCTATAATAGCCCAGTGGGCGGGCCTCAACCAGATAATCGGCGCCTACCTCGCGGGACTCACCATAAGCCGCCTCCGCGAGAGGAAGGACCCGCTCGTCGTGACGAGGATAAAGCTCAACGAACTCATAAACGACCTCCAGGTCGTTCTCACCGAGTTCTTCATACCCCTGTTCTTCATCTACGTCGGGCTGATGTTCAACCCGCCCCTTGCCGATATAAGCCTGATCCTCATAGCGGCGCTCTACCTCGCGGCGGTGATGGGCAAGCTCATCGGCTGCGGTCTCGGTGCGAGGCTCTTTGGTCTGAACTGGAGGGACTCGATAACGATAGGTATCGGAATGGGCGGCAGGGGAAGCCTAGAGCTGGCCATACTCACGTTCGGCCTCTCGGCGGGCCTCATAGACCAGGTTCTCTTCGCGAGCGTCATAGCGGTCTCCATGCTCACCGCACTGACAACACCAGTGTTCTTCAAGGGCTACCTGAAGAGGGCAAAGGCTTAA
- a CDS encoding DUF131 domain-containing protein → MDGKTLILSGMALIFIGFLLVFIGTLVSALGGEADVEGGGVIMIGPIPIIFGTSKGAAGLAAVLAVILMALWLIAALLMRGD, encoded by the coding sequence ATGGACGGGAAAACGCTGATACTTAGCGGGATGGCGCTTATATTCATCGGCTTCCTGTTAGTTTTCATTGGGACCCTCGTTTCTGCCCTCGGCGGAGAGGCGGACGTTGAGGGCGGCGGGGTGATAATGATAGGCCCCATTCCGATAATATTCGGAACAAGTAAGGGGGCCGCTGGGCTCGCGGCAGTACTGGCGGTAATACTCATGGCGCTCTGGCTAATTGCGGCCCTGCTGATGAGGGGGGACTGA
- a CDS encoding HAD family hydrolase, with protein MLVLVDLDDTLCNTWEAGRYSVLRLIPYLLRRRKFRAFFYILTARYRELEQSREFHTLDFDKLVERVMSKVYSKISSDELDEITELVDRVFFSNLKLYPDAVPFLKGLKAMGARLVLITDSSTKWQRKKLEYLGIKDYFDALIISGETGHSKLEPHNFRLARRLFPDDEVYMVGDRDDTDMRGGREIGATTILIQRGYFRGRLAKHADYVVKDLIEALEVIKREHEKRAEA; from the coding sequence ATGCTTGTGCTCGTTGACCTTGACGACACTCTCTGCAACACCTGGGAGGCCGGTAGGTACAGTGTTCTCCGCCTGATACCCTATCTGCTCAGACGGAGGAAGTTCAGGGCGTTCTTCTACATTCTCACGGCCCGTTACAGGGAGCTGGAACAGTCGAGGGAATTTCACACCCTCGACTTCGATAAGCTCGTCGAGAGGGTGATGAGCAAGGTCTACTCCAAAATCAGCTCGGACGAGCTGGATGAGATAACGGAACTGGTTGATAGGGTGTTCTTCTCAAACCTGAAGCTCTACCCGGACGCCGTCCCGTTCCTGAAGGGTCTCAAAGCTATGGGTGCGAGGCTCGTTCTCATTACGGATTCCTCCACCAAGTGGCAGAGGAAAAAGCTGGAGTACCTTGGGATAAAGGACTATTTCGACGCACTGATAATAAGCGGTGAAACCGGCCACAGCAAGCTTGAACCCCACAACTTCCGCCTTGCCCGCAGACTCTTCCCCGATGACGAGGTCTATATGGTCGGGGACAGGGACGACACCGACATGCGTGGGGGCAGGGAGATTGGGGCGACGACGATACTGATTCAGAGGGGATACTTCCGCGGAAGGCTCGCCAAGCACGCAGACTACGTGGTTAAAGACCTCATCGAAGCCCTGGAGGTGATAAAGCGTGAGCATGAAAAGCGAGCTGAAGCGTAA
- a CDS encoding diacylglycerol/polyprenol kinase family protein, whose amino-acid sequence MSMKSELKRKSLHMTGLLVPLSYHLFGRELTLTLIGISFFLFVVLEPFRIIEELRDNIKKRLRIYVDEDVIGRVEVLEKHINEITRSHERYRVAAHIYFAAASFIVVYFFPMEVAVGAITVATVGDALAAIVGKSLGRHRFSNGKSMEGSLAYFLAGVAILWPLVGFPLALIGSVAGTVAEFYNLPPDDNFSNQLAVALAVYLAGFVI is encoded by the coding sequence GTGAGCATGAAAAGCGAGCTGAAGCGTAAATCCCTTCACATGACTGGCCTGCTCGTTCCGCTCTCCTACCACCTGTTCGGCAGGGAGCTTACCCTCACTCTCATAGGCATCTCGTTCTTCCTCTTCGTCGTCCTCGAGCCCTTCAGGATAATCGAGGAGCTGAGGGACAACATAAAGAAAAGGCTCAGGATATACGTCGATGAGGACGTTATAGGCAGGGTGGAGGTTCTGGAGAAGCACATAAACGAGATAACCCGCTCCCACGAGCGCTACCGCGTTGCGGCCCACATCTACTTCGCCGCGGCTTCGTTCATAGTGGTGTACTTCTTCCCGATGGAGGTGGCGGTCGGTGCAATCACCGTCGCGACCGTTGGCGATGCCCTGGCGGCCATAGTGGGCAAGTCCCTCGGAAGGCACCGCTTCTCCAACGGCAAGAGCATGGAGGGCAGCCTGGCCTACTTCCTCGCAGGGGTTGCCATACTCTGGCCCCTCGTTGGCTTTCCCCTGGCTCTGATAGGTTCGGTCGCTGGAACCGTGGCGGAGTTCTACAACCTTCCGCCCGACGACAACTTCTCAAACCAGCTGGCGGTGGCACTGGCCGTTTACCTGGCGGGGTTTGTCATCTGA
- a CDS encoding CARDB domain-containing protein has product MLTFVLLLGLVPTFSGLVSAMYGTKIIDGDLSDWTSADIISTGQDNGQAGANLDRLYVAWDDQYLYIAIKTNNTGSWDVAYGIGIDVDPGTGNGYVSGGDSWGRSVEFSNGFAPDYEIYFWWGWDSGMGTDNFNTYTGSGWNYNSISGVGGSFSYTGDTSTGLQTVEIKIPWSALGGKPEKIAVMAWVTGSGGSAVDSLPVDPAIDYSNISGEWGDTDTFTSMAVIYVAPKTIDGNLSDWSDADLMVAGRDNGLAGANMDRMYVAWDDQYLYIAIKTNNTGSWDVAYGIGIDVDPGTGNGYVSGGDSWGRSVEFANGFAVDYELYFWWGWDSGMGTDNFNTYTGSGWNYGSLADVGAKFAYTGDTSTGLQTLEIAIPWSALGGKRSKFAVMSWITGSGGSAVDSLPVDPAIDYGNIGGEWGDTDTFTNMLVGEWFLMADLTVGVSGPGVVGLNRNAVYNVTVRNEGSLPAENASVEVYVNDTLLVNWTVSLGAGESRWFTFNWTPNATGIYTIRAVVDGENAIPEASESNNEFTMNVQVVWVGNIDVDGNPDDWISPEIAPNSYTVQNGYFIWRDVENDQRTDKDPYLPGKSSAHADLTEVGVTKDDRYVYFLFKFRDMSNIKIGDNGATFIAVPIDYKKGGGETFAGRMDTRTVIAWDIQMAINLAGKQYVGQTKATAAAGDSLTSLLYFIDPSGKIVKVDGAMVGIDLEKNTVEVRVPVSVFEGAREFNFQVATGFSYGEGVWNFGNDFADDGISDIVDTISTDSTVKELADNVPDYYVRIRMDNIIEGGSVVSVKLQRLMAFQNAFVVHNRYYGVRHFEKDYARYTELDNQLRGMPLPEDMKARLNEIENEVMDLLKLYNEGKELIDSPNYAFGASLKIYRAYTGLKRLVSEMEAMLEKAQSGELEREKYMEELAKNLTKTIDGNLDDWDVQPVAVDETGYGQDGANLKALYVDYDDQFLYIAITTENKASWRVAYGIALDYKDGGYTTGQDSWARKVSFSRGVDAQLYFFWNGEFFGDKGTSNITSAQFMLWNDGSWRYEELKWVGFYAYTGGAENGLQTLEIAIPWKALGIKPGEINIVAYVTGQGAGDSAVDSVPLQDAVKDTDPGQEWGDEDTFTQFATVNIE; this is encoded by the coding sequence ATGTTAACCTTCGTTCTGTTGCTTGGTTTAGTGCCCACGTTTAGCGGCCTCGTCAGCGCGATGTACGGCACTAAAATCATAGACGGCGACCTAAGTGACTGGACCTCCGCAGACATTATCTCAACTGGCCAGGACAACGGACAGGCCGGAGCAAACCTCGACAGGCTCTACGTGGCGTGGGATGACCAGTACCTCTACATAGCAATCAAGACCAACAACACAGGAAGCTGGGACGTCGCTTATGGAATAGGAATAGACGTCGACCCCGGAACCGGAAACGGTTACGTATCCGGTGGAGACTCCTGGGGAAGGAGCGTTGAATTCTCGAACGGCTTTGCCCCGGACTACGAGATTTACTTCTGGTGGGGCTGGGACAGCGGAATGGGCACGGACAACTTCAACACCTACACCGGAAGCGGCTGGAACTACAACAGCATCTCCGGCGTCGGCGGGAGCTTCTCCTACACCGGCGACACCTCAACCGGACTGCAGACGGTCGAGATAAAGATACCGTGGAGTGCCCTCGGCGGAAAGCCGGAGAAAATAGCCGTGATGGCGTGGGTCACCGGTAGCGGTGGTTCCGCTGTTGATAGCCTTCCTGTGGATCCGGCGATAGACTATAGCAACATAAGCGGCGAATGGGGGGACACCGATACCTTCACCAGCATGGCCGTCATCTACGTCGCCCCGAAGACCATAGACGGCAACCTGAGTGACTGGAGCGACGCCGACCTCATGGTGGCCGGAAGGGACAATGGACTTGCCGGGGCCAACATGGACAGGATGTACGTCGCCTGGGACGACCAGTACCTCTACATAGCAATCAAGACCAACAACACAGGAAGCTGGGACGTCGCTTATGGAATAGGAATAGACGTCGACCCCGGAACCGGAAACGGTTACGTATCCGGCGGCGATTCATGGGGAAGGAGTGTCGAGTTCGCCAACGGATTCGCGGTCGATTACGAACTCTACTTCTGGTGGGGCTGGGATAGCGGAATGGGTACCGACAACTTCAACACCTACACCGGAAGCGGCTGGAACTACGGAAGCCTGGCCGACGTCGGGGCCAAGTTCGCCTACACCGGCGACACCTCAACCGGACTTCAGACCCTCGAGATAGCCATTCCGTGGAGCGCCCTCGGCGGCAAGCGCTCGAAGTTCGCGGTCATGTCCTGGATAACCGGAAGCGGCGGCTCTGCCGTTGATAGCCTTCCTGTGGATCCGGCGATAGACTACGGCAACATAGGCGGCGAGTGGGGAGACACCGACACCTTCACCAACATGCTCGTCGGCGAGTGGTTCCTCATGGCCGACCTGACCGTTGGCGTGAGCGGGCCTGGAGTGGTCGGCCTCAACAGGAACGCCGTCTACAACGTCACCGTCAGGAACGAAGGTTCCCTACCGGCCGAGAACGCCAGCGTTGAGGTCTACGTGAACGACACCCTCCTCGTCAACTGGACGGTAAGCCTCGGGGCCGGCGAGAGCAGGTGGTTCACATTCAACTGGACACCCAACGCTACCGGCATTTACACAATAAGAGCCGTTGTGGACGGGGAGAACGCTATACCCGAGGCCAGCGAGAGCAACAACGAGTTCACCATGAACGTACAGGTCGTCTGGGTGGGCAACATAGACGTGGACGGCAACCCGGACGACTGGATAAGCCCCGAGATAGCCCCGAACTCCTACACCGTCCAGAACGGATACTTCATCTGGCGGGACGTCGAGAACGACCAGAGGACCGACAAGGACCCGTACCTTCCGGGCAAAAGCTCAGCCCACGCCGACCTCACCGAGGTGGGCGTCACCAAGGACGACCGCTATGTCTACTTCCTCTTCAAGTTCAGGGACATGAGCAACATCAAGATAGGCGACAACGGGGCTACCTTCATAGCGGTGCCGATAGACTACAAGAAGGGCGGGGGTGAGACCTTCGCCGGCAGAATGGACACTAGGACCGTCATAGCCTGGGACATTCAGATGGCCATCAACCTCGCAGGAAAGCAGTACGTCGGCCAGACCAAGGCCACCGCGGCCGCCGGCGACAGCCTGACCTCACTGCTCTACTTCATCGACCCGAGCGGAAAGATCGTGAAGGTCGACGGTGCGATGGTCGGAATAGATCTCGAGAAGAACACCGTCGAGGTGAGGGTCCCGGTCAGCGTCTTCGAGGGCGCAAGGGAGTTCAACTTCCAGGTCGCCACGGGCTTCAGCTACGGTGAGGGAGTCTGGAACTTCGGAAACGACTTCGCCGACGACGGAATAAGCGACATCGTCGATACCATAAGCACCGACTCCACCGTCAAGGAGCTGGCCGACAACGTGCCCGACTACTACGTCCGCATAAGAATGGACAACATCATCGAGGGCGGAAGCGTCGTCTCCGTCAAGCTCCAGAGGCTCATGGCCTTCCAGAACGCCTTCGTGGTTCACAACAGGTACTACGGCGTCAGGCACTTCGAGAAGGACTACGCCAGGTACACCGAGCTGGACAACCAGCTCAGGGGCATGCCCCTGCCCGAGGACATGAAGGCCAGGCTCAACGAGATAGAGAACGAGGTCATGGACCTCCTCAAGCTCTACAACGAGGGTAAGGAACTCATAGACAGCCCGAACTACGCCTTCGGCGCCTCGCTCAAGATATACCGCGCCTACACCGGCCTCAAGAGGCTCGTCAGCGAGATGGAGGCGATGCTTGAGAAGGCCCAGAGCGGCGAGCTGGAGAGGGAGAAGTACATGGAGGAACTCGCCAAGAACCTCACCAAGACCATAGACGGCAACCTCGACGACTGGGACGTCCAGCCCGTAGCAGTCGATGAGACCGGCTACGGCCAGGACGGAGCAAACCTCAAGGCCCTCTACGTCGATTACGACGACCAGTTCCTCTACATAGCGATAACCACCGAGAACAAGGCCTCCTGGAGGGTCGCCTACGGCATAGCCCTCGACTACAAGGACGGCGGCTACACCACCGGCCAGGACAGCTGGGCCAGGAAGGTGAGCTTCAGCAGGGGCGTCGATGCACAGCTCTACTTCTTCTGGAACGGCGAGTTCTTCGGCGACAAGGGAACCAGCAACATAACTAGCGCCCAGTTCATGCTCTGGAACGACGGAAGCTGGAGGTACGAGGAGCTCAAGTGGGTGGGCTTCTACGCCTACACCGGAGGGGCCGAGAACGGACTGCAGACGCTTGAGATAGCGATCCCGTGGAAGGCCCTCGGCATCAAGCCTGGAGAAATAAACATCGTCGCCTACGTCACCGGCCAGGGTGCCGGCGACTCGGCCGTCGATTCAGTGCCGCTCCAGGACGCGGTCAAGGACACCGACCCCGGCCAGGAGTGGGGCGACGAGGACACCTTCACCCAGTTTGCGACGGTCAACATAGAGTGA
- a CDS encoding alpha-amylase/4-alpha-glucanotransferase domain-containing protein yields the protein MAMVNFIFGIHNHQPLGNFGWVLESAYERSYRPFMEILEEYPNMKAAVHISGPLLEWLDANRPEYIELIRSLVKKGQLEIVVAGFYEPVLAAIPKEDRIEQISLLKDFAKKLGYDARGVWLTERVWQPELVKSLREAGIEYVIVDDYHFMSAGLSKEELYWPYYTEDGGEVIAVFPIDEKLRYLIPFRPVEKTVEYLHSLDNGDESRVAVFHDDGEKFGVWPGTYEWVYEKDWLREFFDRISSDERINLTLYSEYLARFKPRGLVYLPIASYFEMSEWSLPAKQAKLFVEFVEKLKGHGQFEKYRVFVRGGIWKNFFFKYPESNYMHKRMLMVSKLVRDNPEARRFILKAQCNDAYWHGVFGGVYLPHLRRAVWENIIRANGFASTGNFVRDIDFDGRDEVFIEDENFYAVFKPAYGGALFEFSSKRKAVNYNDVLARRWEHYHEVPESATPEEEGEEGVASIHEVGRKIPDEIRRELAYDDHLRAILQDHFLDPETALEEYRLNRHIELGDFVTGAYDYSLFEGGVTLERDGTVSGRPARVEKTFHLTEDGFVVDYTVRSDSKALFGVELNLAVHSVMEEPAEFEAEKFEVNDPYGIGRVAVELDKKARVWKYPIKTLSQSEAGWDFVQQGVSYTVLLPVDGELRFRLRFREL from the coding sequence TTGGCAATGGTGAACTTTATCTTTGGCATTCATAACCATCAGCCCCTCGGAAACTTTGGATGGGTTTTGGAGAGCGCCTACGAGAGATCCTACCGGCCGTTCATGGAGATTCTGGAGGAATACCCGAACATGAAGGCCGCGGTTCACATAAGCGGCCCCCTCCTTGAATGGCTCGATGCCAACAGGCCCGAGTACATCGAGCTAATCCGCTCCCTGGTGAAGAAAGGACAGCTGGAGATAGTCGTGGCAGGCTTCTACGAGCCAGTTCTCGCCGCCATTCCGAAGGAGGACAGGATTGAGCAGATATCCCTCCTGAAGGACTTCGCGAAGAAGCTCGGCTACGACGCCAGGGGCGTCTGGCTCACCGAGCGCGTCTGGCAGCCCGAACTCGTCAAGAGCCTCCGAGAGGCTGGAATAGAGTACGTCATCGTCGATGACTACCACTTCATGAGTGCCGGCCTGAGCAAGGAGGAGCTTTACTGGCCGTACTACACCGAGGACGGCGGGGAGGTAATAGCTGTCTTCCCGATAGACGAGAAGCTCCGCTACCTCATCCCGTTCCGCCCCGTTGAGAAGACCGTCGAGTACCTCCACAGCCTTGACAACGGTGACGAGAGCAGGGTCGCTGTTTTCCACGACGACGGTGAGAAGTTCGGTGTCTGGCCGGGGACGTACGAGTGGGTTTACGAGAAGGACTGGCTCAGGGAGTTCTTTGACAGGATTTCGAGTGATGAGAGGATAAATCTAACGCTTTACTCCGAATACCTTGCGAGGTTCAAGCCCCGCGGGCTGGTTTACCTCCCAATTGCCTCCTACTTCGAGATGAGCGAGTGGTCCCTCCCGGCAAAGCAGGCGAAGCTCTTCGTGGAGTTCGTTGAAAAGCTCAAGGGGCACGGCCAGTTCGAGAAGTACCGCGTCTTCGTCAGGGGAGGAATCTGGAAGAACTTCTTCTTCAAGTACCCCGAGAGCAACTACATGCACAAGAGGATGCTGATGGTGAGCAAGCTGGTGAGGGACAACCCTGAGGCGAGGCGGTTCATCCTCAAGGCCCAGTGCAACGACGCCTACTGGCACGGCGTCTTCGGAGGGGTTTACCTCCCGCACCTCCGCAGGGCGGTCTGGGAGAACATAATACGGGCCAATGGCTTCGCCTCCACCGGAAACTTCGTCCGCGACATAGACTTTGACGGCCGCGATGAGGTATTCATCGAGGACGAGAACTTCTACGCCGTCTTTAAGCCGGCCTACGGTGGGGCGCTCTTCGAGTTTAGCTCAAAGAGGAAGGCAGTGAACTACAACGACGTGCTCGCGAGGCGCTGGGAGCACTACCACGAAGTTCCCGAGTCCGCCACCCCGGAGGAGGAAGGCGAGGAGGGTGTGGCGAGCATACACGAGGTCGGCAGGAAGATTCCGGACGAGATACGGCGCGAGCTCGCCTACGATGACCACCTGAGGGCCATCCTGCAGGACCACTTCCTTGACCCTGAGACGGCACTCGAGGAGTACCGCCTCAACAGGCACATCGAGCTTGGGGACTTCGTGACGGGTGCCTACGACTACAGCCTTTTTGAAGGTGGCGTCACCCTCGAGAGGGACGGAACAGTCTCCGGAAGGCCGGCGAGGGTGGAGAAGACCTTCCACCTGACTGAGGATGGCTTCGTGGTGGACTACACTGTTAGGAGTGACTCAAAGGCCCTCTTCGGCGTCGAGCTTAACCTTGCCGTCCACAGCGTCATGGAGGAGCCGGCTGAGTTCGAGGCTGAGAAGTTCGAGGTGAACGACCCCTACGGCATCGGAAGGGTGGCGGTTGAGCTCGACAAAAAGGCGAGGGTGTGGAAGTATCCTATAAAGACCCTCAGTCAGAGCGAAGCCGGCTGGGACTTCGTGCAGCAGGGCGTCAGCTACACTGTCCTCCTGCCGGTTGATGGGGAACTGAGGTTCAGGCTGAGATTCAGGGAGCTTTGA
- a CDS encoding DUF257 family protein — protein MSVPDGLMMNLWESLRMGEIVLMERTDSGDQYFGFYQVVSWGRSRGYKVVVIDILDSLHILKAKARLAGLDDGILDNVKVIKIGGTIETGKVVGWIRDISEPVILAKKFMEAYTTLLESGDPTLTAVVGLEKLFVASEFSPKNVQVIISAISKYVGDERRLSVQFLKANVIDSMRQPVVKLLEDLATTVIQISRKDRATEFRVLKSVDPKLEGMTIKM, from the coding sequence ATGAGCGTACCTGACGGCCTCATGATGAACCTCTGGGAATCACTGAGGATGGGCGAGATAGTCCTCATGGAGAGGACGGATAGCGGGGATCAGTACTTCGGCTTCTACCAGGTTGTGAGCTGGGGCAGGAGCCGGGGGTACAAGGTTGTGGTCATCGACATTCTGGACTCGCTCCACATCCTGAAGGCCAAGGCGCGGCTAGCGGGCCTGGATGACGGAATTCTGGACAACGTGAAGGTCATCAAGATAGGTGGCACAATAGAAACAGGGAAAGTCGTCGGGTGGATAAGGGACATCTCCGAGCCGGTGATTCTGGCAAAGAAATTCATGGAAGCCTACACTACACTCCTAGAATCAGGAGACCCAACCCTCACCGCGGTGGTGGGCCTTGAGAAGCTCTTCGTGGCATCGGAGTTCTCGCCGAAGAACGTCCAGGTCATAATCAGTGCCATATCCAAATACGTTGGCGACGAGAGGAGGCTGTCCGTCCAGTTCCTGAAGGCCAACGTCATAGACAGCATGAGGCAGCCGGTTGTCAAGCTCCTGGAGGACCTCGCAACCACCGTAATCCAGATATCGAGAAAGGACAGGGCGACTGAGTTCAGGGTGCTGAAATCGGTGGATCCGAAACTCGAGGGAATGACAATAAAAATGTGA
- a CDS encoding TIGR00269 family protein — protein sequence MRCKFCERPAFIKLHYPRMYLCPEHFTEYFERKVKRTIERYKLIKPGERILVVVSGGKDSAVTAYVLKKLGYDIECLHINLGIGEYSEKSEEYAKKQCEALGVPLHIVRVKELLGKGIGEVRTRRPTCSYCGLTKRYIFNKFAYDNGFDAVATGHNLDDEASFIFANLMNWNTQYLAKQGPITPAQFNGKLVKKIKPLYEVTEREVVAYALANGIEYHIEECPHAVGATTIEVKGILNEMEERRPGTKINFVKGYLRKKALFEKELQEADLRECGVCGMPSSGEVCSFCRFWRREEPVNFKL from the coding sequence ATGAGGTGCAAGTTCTGCGAGAGGCCGGCGTTCATAAAACTCCACTACCCAAGGATGTACCTGTGCCCCGAACACTTCACCGAGTACTTCGAGAGGAAGGTGAAGAGGACGATAGAGCGCTACAAGCTGATAAAACCGGGCGAGAGGATTCTGGTTGTTGTGAGCGGGGGAAAAGATTCAGCCGTTACCGCTTACGTCCTCAAGAAGCTCGGCTACGACATCGAGTGCCTCCACATCAACCTGGGAATAGGCGAGTACTCGGAGAAGAGCGAGGAGTACGCCAAGAAACAGTGCGAGGCTCTGGGGGTTCCCCTCCACATCGTCCGCGTTAAGGAGCTGCTCGGAAAGGGCATCGGAGAGGTTAGAACTAGAAGACCGACCTGCTCCTACTGCGGGCTAACGAAGAGGTACATCTTCAACAAGTTCGCCTACGACAACGGCTTCGACGCGGTGGCGACCGGCCACAACCTCGACGACGAGGCGAGCTTCATCTTCGCCAACCTGATGAACTGGAACACGCAGTACCTGGCAAAGCAGGGACCGATAACACCGGCGCAGTTCAACGGAAAGCTCGTGAAGAAGATAAAACCCCTCTACGAGGTGACCGAGAGGGAGGTAGTCGCCTACGCCCTGGCAAACGGCATAGAGTACCACATCGAGGAATGCCCCCACGCCGTCGGGGCCACGACGATAGAGGTCAAGGGCATACTCAACGAGATGGAGGAGAGGCGGCCGGGAACGAAGATAAACTTCGTGAAGGGCTACCTCAGAAAGAAGGCCCTCTTCGAGAAGGAACTCCAGGAGGCCGACCTCAGGGAGTGCGGGGTCTGCGGCATGCCCTCCAGCGGCGAGGTCTGTTCTTTCTGCAGGTTCTGGCGCAGGGAGGAGCCAGTAAACTTCAAACTCTGA